The following is a genomic window from Strigops habroptila isolate Jane chromosome 18, bStrHab1.2.pri, whole genome shotgun sequence.
CCAGATCACTGCCATCCAAGAGGGAGCTTTCGACAACGCCACGGAGCTGGAGTGGTTGGCACTGCACAACAACCACATCTCCAGCGAGAAGATGGGCAAGAGGGTCTTTGCCAAGCTCAAAAACCTGGAGAGGTTGTACATGAACAACAACAACCTGACCAAGATGCCCAGCCCCTTGCCGCGGTCCCTGAGAGAGCTGCACTTGTCTTACAATCAGATCTCCAAGGTGCCCTCCAATGCTCTGGAGGGTCTGGAGAACCTCACGGCCCTGTACCTCAGCCACAACTACATTTTTGAGATGGGAGCATCCCTCAAAGGGCTCAAGTCCTTGATCCTCGCTGATCTGAGCTACAACCACCTCAGGAAAGTCCCCGATGGGCTCCCAATAGCTTTGGAACAGCTCTACTTAGAGTACAACTACATCAACACCATCCCTGATGATTATTTCAAGGTCTCTCCCAAGCTGCTCTATGTACGGATGTCCCATAACAGCCTGACAAACCAAGGTCTCTCCACCAACACgttcaacagcagcagcatcctcgAGCTGGACCTCTCTTACAACAGGCTCCAGA
Proteins encoded in this region:
- the FMOD gene encoding fibromodulin, with product MRWATILILAELCGASLGQYNEEEDMAWLQYYMRQSRMSSYNYVPYYEDENTPYVYSYLPAPDTEAEPGPEPQQASSWQCPQECDCPPNFSSAMYCDTRNLRYLPFVPSRMKYVYFQNNQITAIQEGAFDNATELEWLALHNNHISSEKMGKRVFAKLKNLERLYMNNNNLTKMPSPLPRSLRELHLSYNQISKVPSNALEGLENLTALYLSHNYIFEMGASLKGLKSLILADLSYNHLRKVPDGLPIALEQLYLEYNYINTIPDDYFKVSPKLLYVRMSHNSLTNQGLSTNTFNSSSILELDLSYNRLQKIPRVSTNLENLYLQGNQINEFSISSFCTVVDVMNYSRLQVLRLDGNEIKRNAVPPDAPLCLRRATIIEI